From Solidesulfovibrio carbinoliphilus subsp. oakridgensis, the proteins below share one genomic window:
- the era gene encoding GTPase Era → MESATRFGHVVMLGPTNAGKSTLLNRVIGQKVSIVSPKPQTTRNSISGILTEEGAQAVFLDTPGLHRQKRGIAPLLLRSAYAALTRADVVLVLLDGAQYARRLEGLKNDLLPIVRVLKDSPVPVVVALNKADVVREKARMLPVLAAVGEALPGAELFPVSALTGLGVKELLAALFARLPEGPHQFDPDEVSTAPVRFLASEIVREKVFLALGEELPYSTAVTVEDWDEESKPGLVKIQASILVGRESHKPMVIGKGGERIKDIGQKARIDIEEMLGTKVFLELWVKVRPNWADDPALLRDLGLGE, encoded by the coding sequence TTGGAGAGCGCAACGCGTTTCGGACACGTGGTCATGCTCGGCCCGACCAATGCCGGCAAATCCACGTTGCTCAACCGGGTGATCGGACAGAAGGTGTCCATTGTTTCGCCCAAGCCCCAGACCACGCGCAACAGCATCAGCGGCATCCTGACCGAGGAAGGGGCCCAGGCCGTCTTTCTCGACACCCCGGGCCTGCACCGTCAAAAACGCGGCATCGCCCCGCTCCTTTTGCGCTCGGCCTACGCCGCCCTGACCCGGGCCGACGTGGTCCTGGTGCTCCTCGACGGGGCCCAGTACGCCCGGCGCCTGGAAGGGCTCAAAAACGACCTGCTCCCCATCGTCCGGGTTTTAAAAGACAGCCCGGTGCCGGTGGTGGTGGCGCTGAACAAGGCCGACGTGGTCCGGGAAAAAGCCCGGATGCTGCCGGTCCTGGCCGCGGTCGGCGAGGCCCTGCCCGGAGCGGAGCTTTTTCCGGTAAGCGCCTTGACCGGCCTTGGCGTCAAGGAACTCCTGGCCGCGCTTTTCGCCCGCCTGCCCGAGGGCCCGCACCAGTTCGACCCGGACGAGGTCTCCACCGCGCCGGTTCGGTTTCTGGCCTCGGAAATCGTGCGCGAGAAGGTCTTTCTGGCCCTTGGCGAGGAGCTGCCCTACTCCACGGCCGTGACCGTCGAGGATTGGGACGAGGAATCCAAGCCCGGGCTTGTCAAAATCCAGGCGTCCATCCTGGTCGGCCGCGAGAGCCACAAGCCCATGGTCATCGGCAAGGGCGGGGAGCGGATCAAGGACATCGGGCAAAAGGCCCGCATCGACATCGAGGAGATGCTCGGGACCAAGGTCTTTTTGGAGCTGTGGGTCAAGGTCCGGCCGAACTGGGCCGACGATCCGGCCCTTCTGCGCGACCTCGGGCTCGGGGAATAG
- a CDS encoding glutamine amidotransferase, which translates to MCRLFALSSRDPVSPMRAIEALNVMKEGHDGSGVGLFLHDLGGPFGEMKDAPILSGIFTDEGLKRLDAYMDERGFTTRSTLVLDPKTKTPAGTPVRGTYMARAYDFPADLKAKSQAERELACMLTRVGLRLLGESAEDIRVFSFWPDTIMVKEVGDPMTVGEYLGLDRPELFCRRILAQGRQNTNYAINLYACHPFFLQGVCTMTNGENTAFIPIKEYLLSRGFPGYMGYQSDSEVFAHIMHFTRNRLGLGIEYYKHVITPLSDAEMEGHTDRELLARIKQTCRKLIIDGPNCVIGCLPEGTMFMVQDRKKLRPGVVGGKDGLFAFSSEICGLDAAIPDRDARADFQPMHLDTAIVRPECQEVTICNQLQSLPRPH; encoded by the coding sequence ATGTGCCGCTTATTCGCCCTCAGCAGCCGGGACCCCGTGTCCCCCATGCGCGCCATCGAGGCGCTCAACGTCATGAAGGAAGGGCACGACGGCTCGGGCGTCGGTCTGTTTCTCCATGACCTTGGCGGCCCCTTCGGGGAAATGAAGGACGCGCCGATTCTCTCCGGTATTTTCACGGACGAAGGACTGAAGCGCCTGGACGCCTACATGGACGAACGCGGTTTCACCACCCGTTCCACCCTGGTCCTCGATCCCAAGACCAAGACCCCGGCCGGAACGCCGGTGCGCGGCACCTACATGGCCCGGGCCTACGACTTTCCGGCCGACCTCAAGGCCAAGTCCCAGGCCGAACGCGAGCTGGCCTGCATGCTGACCCGCGTCGGGCTGCGCCTTCTCGGCGAATCCGCCGAGGACATCCGGGTCTTCTCGTTTTGGCCCGACACCATCATGGTCAAGGAAGTCGGCGACCCGATGACTGTTGGCGAGTACCTCGGCCTCGACCGGCCCGAGCTTTTCTGCCGCCGCATCCTGGCCCAGGGACGGCAGAACACCAACTACGCCATCAATCTCTACGCCTGCCACCCGTTTTTCCTGCAGGGCGTCTGCACCATGACCAACGGCGAGAACACGGCCTTTATTCCCATCAAGGAATACCTGCTCTCGCGGGGCTTTCCCGGCTACATGGGCTACCAGTCCGATTCCGAAGTCTTTGCCCACATCATGCACTTTACGCGCAACCGCCTGGGCCTTGGCATCGAGTACTACAAGCACGTCATCACGCCCTTGTCCGACGCCGAAATGGAAGGCCACACCGACCGGGAGCTTTTGGCCCGCATCAAGCAGACCTGCCGCAAGCTGATCATCGACGGGCCCAACTGCGTCATCGGCTGCCTGCCCGAGGGAACCATGTTCATGGTCCAGGACCGCAAGAAGCTGCGCCCCGGCGTGGTCGGCGGCAAGGACGGCCTCTTCGCCTTCTCCTCGGAGATCTGCGGCCTCGACGCGGCCATTCCCGACCGCGACGCCCGTGCCGATTTTCAACCCATGCACCTGGACACGGCCATAGTGCGCCCCGAATGCCAAGAGGTCACCATATGCAATCAGCTCCAGTCATTACCCCGTCCACACTAA
- a CDS encoding DMT family transporter, producing the protein MPLSSRTAGILAALAATILWSGNFVAARGIAQAIPPFQLNFWRWLLALACVLPLALPRLRADWPGMRRHWRYLAAIGLVGVTGLNTLVYKAAQTTTSLNMALLVPTAPIMILILSRLFHEEPLTYRRVAGVGVVLLGVLTLFSRGDWQTLVGVRFAEGDWIALAGVACFAAYSFFSRYRPKDVSLQGFNAAAFAWGLLFCLPGVLWEAVCLPLPEGSPAVFGSILYVGIGCSFAAYLLWTKAITAIGPVQAGMVYYSLPLFTAAEATLLLGEPIALFHLAGGAFIACGIAIATGRGKAGRMPPAAGGRHGIVAPKTP; encoded by the coding sequence ATGCCCCTTTCCTCCCGAACAGCCGGCATCCTGGCCGCCCTGGCCGCGACCATCCTGTGGTCGGGCAACTTCGTGGCCGCCCGGGGCATCGCCCAGGCCATCCCTCCGTTCCAGCTCAATTTCTGGCGCTGGCTCTTGGCCCTGGCCTGCGTCCTGCCCCTGGCCCTGCCCCGGCTTCGGGCCGACTGGCCGGGCATGCGCCGGCACTGGCGGTATCTGGCCGCAATCGGGCTCGTCGGCGTGACCGGGCTCAACACCCTGGTCTACAAGGCCGCCCAGACCACCACCAGCCTCAACATGGCCCTGCTCGTGCCGACCGCGCCCATCATGATCCTCATCCTGTCGCGCCTCTTTCACGAGGAGCCCCTGACCTACCGCCGGGTGGCCGGCGTGGGGGTGGTGCTGCTCGGCGTTCTGACGCTCTTTTCCCGGGGGGACTGGCAGACCCTGGTCGGGGTCCGCTTCGCCGAGGGTGATTGGATCGCCCTGGCCGGGGTGGCCTGTTTCGCGGCCTATTCGTTTTTCTCGCGCTACCGGCCGAAGGACGTTTCCCTCCAGGGGTTCAACGCGGCCGCCTTCGCCTGGGGCCTCCTCTTCTGCCTGCCGGGGGTGCTCTGGGAGGCCGTCTGCCTGCCGTTGCCGGAGGGAAGTCCGGCGGTATTCGGCAGCATCCTCTACGTCGGCATCGGCTGTTCCTTTGCCGCCTACCTGCTGTGGACCAAGGCCATCACCGCCATCGGACCGGTCCAGGCGGGCATGGTCTACTATTCCCTGCCGCTTTTCACGGCCGCCGAGGCGACGCTCCTGCTCGGGGAGCCCATCGCCCTTTTCCACCTCGCCGGCGGGGCCTTTATCGCCTGCGGCATTGCCATCGCCACAGGCAGGGGGAAAGCGGGGAGGATGCCGCCGGCGGCCGGAGGGCGCCACGGGATCGTGGCCCCCAAGACTCCCTGA
- the topA gene encoding type I DNA topoisomerase codes for MGKDLIIVESPAKVKTIKKFLGNAYAVEASVGHVRDLPSKKLGVDENEDFAPQYQIIPGKQKVVAKLKEAAAGASAIYLAPDPDREGEAIAWHVAEILKDANVPIHRIMFNEITARAVREALSHPREINEKLFLSQQARRILDRLVGYKVSPILWQKVKSGISAGRVQSVALRLVVDREKERRAFVPVEYWVFKARLAGDVPPEFEAELAKYNGKKVEIGSAEAAAEAEAAIRGNPFVVASVAEKERKKSPPPPFITSTLQQAANQRLGYSAKRTMGAAQKLYEGLELGDRGTVALITYMRTDSTRIADEARDAAKEFITGTLGEDYYPEKARHFRSKAGAQDAHEAIRPIDVALTPADVKTLLPKDLFSLYKLIWERFVASQMSEARFWDTAADIAAGPAMFKAKGQRLIFPGYLKVYGQEAGDEAKSLPPLAKDQELTLLELKKDQKFTQPPPRYSEASLVRELEEKGIGRPSTYAAIISTLIDRDYARLDDKHFVPSELGETVSDLLAEHFVKIMDVGFTAGMEEALDAVAEGRGDWVALLRDFTDDFNPTLAKAAKDMAKVKAGKETDVTCELCGKPMVIRFGKAGEFLGCSGYPECKNTKEFDRAPDGAVVPRERKPEEVAAVGTCPQCGKDLVLKKSRTGSRFIACTGWPDCKYTRPFSTGVACPREGCTGTLVEKSSKRGKVFYACDSYPQCDFAVWDWPINEPCPLCDSKILVRKKTRDGELVTCPNRGCKYKRAVGGKQDEGEE; via the coding sequence ATGGGAAAGGACCTTATCATCGTCGAGTCGCCGGCCAAGGTAAAGACCATCAAGAAGTTTCTCGGCAATGCCTATGCCGTCGAAGCCTCGGTTGGTCATGTGCGCGATCTGCCCTCCAAAAAGCTCGGGGTGGATGAAAACGAGGATTTCGCGCCGCAATATCAAATCATTCCAGGCAAGCAGAAGGTGGTCGCCAAGCTCAAGGAAGCCGCGGCCGGGGCTTCCGCCATCTATCTCGCCCCCGACCCGGACCGCGAAGGCGAGGCCATCGCCTGGCACGTGGCCGAGATATTAAAGGATGCGAACGTCCCCATCCACCGCATCATGTTCAACGAGATCACGGCCCGGGCCGTGCGCGAGGCCCTTTCCCACCCGCGCGAGATCAACGAAAAACTTTTTCTCTCCCAGCAGGCCCGGCGCATCCTCGACCGGCTGGTCGGCTACAAGGTGTCGCCGATCCTCTGGCAGAAGGTCAAAAGCGGCATCTCGGCCGGCCGGGTCCAGTCCGTGGCCCTGCGGCTGGTGGTGGACCGCGAGAAGGAGCGGCGGGCCTTCGTGCCGGTCGAGTACTGGGTCTTCAAGGCCCGCCTCGCCGGCGACGTCCCGCCCGAGTTCGAGGCGGAGCTGGCCAAGTACAACGGCAAGAAGGTCGAGATCGGCAGCGCCGAGGCGGCCGCCGAGGCCGAGGCGGCCATCCGGGGCAACCCCTTTGTGGTCGCCTCGGTGGCCGAGAAGGAACGCAAGAAATCCCCGCCCCCGCCCTTTATCACCTCGACCCTGCAGCAGGCCGCCAACCAGCGGCTCGGCTATTCGGCCAAGCGGACCATGGGCGCGGCCCAGAAGCTCTACGAGGGCCTGGAGCTCGGCGACCGGGGCACGGTGGCCCTTATCACCTACATGCGGACCGACTCCACGCGCATCGCCGACGAGGCCCGCGACGCAGCCAAGGAGTTCATCACCGGCACCCTCGGGGAGGACTACTACCCGGAGAAGGCCCGGCACTTCCGGTCCAAGGCCGGGGCCCAGGACGCCCACGAAGCCATCCGGCCCATCGACGTGGCCCTGACCCCCGCCGACGTCAAGACGCTCCTCCCCAAGGACCTCTTTTCGCTCTATAAGCTCATCTGGGAGCGGTTCGTGGCCTCGCAGATGAGCGAGGCCCGGTTCTGGGACACGGCCGCCGACATCGCGGCCGGGCCGGCCATGTTCAAGGCCAAGGGCCAGCGGCTGATTTTCCCCGGGTATCTCAAAGTCTACGGCCAGGAGGCCGGCGACGAGGCCAAGTCCCTGCCGCCGCTGGCCAAGGACCAGGAACTGACCCTTCTGGAACTCAAGAAGGACCAGAAGTTCACCCAGCCGCCGCCGCGCTACTCCGAAGCCTCGCTGGTGCGCGAGCTGGAGGAAAAGGGCATCGGCCGGCCGTCGACCTATGCCGCCATCATCTCGACCCTGATCGACCGGGACTATGCCCGGCTGGACGACAAGCACTTCGTGCCGTCCGAGCTCGGCGAAACCGTCTCGGACCTCCTGGCCGAGCACTTCGTCAAGATCATGGACGTCGGCTTCACGGCCGGCATGGAAGAGGCCCTTGACGCCGTGGCCGAGGGCCGGGGCGACTGGGTGGCGCTCCTTCGCGACTTCACCGACGACTTCAATCCGACCCTGGCCAAGGCCGCCAAGGACATGGCCAAGGTCAAGGCCGGCAAGGAAACGGACGTCACCTGCGAGTTGTGCGGCAAGCCCATGGTCATCCGCTTCGGCAAGGCCGGGGAATTCCTCGGTTGCTCGGGCTACCCGGAGTGCAAGAACACCAAGGAGTTCGACCGGGCCCCGGACGGGGCCGTCGTCCCCCGGGAGCGCAAGCCCGAGGAAGTGGCGGCCGTCGGCACTTGCCCCCAGTGCGGCAAGGATCTGGTGCTCAAAAAATCCCGCACCGGCAGCCGGTTCATCGCCTGCACCGGCTGGCCGGACTGCAAGTACACCAGGCCTTTTTCCACGGGCGTGGCCTGCCCCCGCGAGGGCTGCACCGGCACGCTGGTCGAAAAAAGCTCCAAGCGCGGCAAGGTCTTTTACGCCTGTGATTCCTATCCCCAGTGCGATTTCGCGGTCTGGGACTGGCCCATAAACGAACCCTGCCCGCTGTGCGACTCCAAGATCCTGGTCCGCAAGAAGACCCGCGACGGCGAACTCGTCACCTGCCCCAACCGCGGCTGCAAGTACAAGCGCGCGGTCGGCGGCAAGCAGGACGAGGGCGAGGAGTAG
- a CDS encoding FAD-dependent oxidoreductase produces MAQESVTIHGIENGHRVQSRILEERIQRAVTQGARELTVEAYGQHGIGGRLFVSREEPVTVRITGSPGQRTGSMGFPGTRIVIDAPTSDDIGWLNAGAEIVVLGNAGNGAANAMAQGKVLVAGNIGSRGMTMTKRNPKYSAPEMWVLGSVGDYFAEFMAGGTAVVCGFEPQDAENVLGYRPCVGMVGGQIFFRGPHRGISLADAKLVPIDDEAFAWLAENLRGYLQAIGRPKLYDTLAVRDDWQLIVARSPFEKTGKKRRSLSDFRQHVWDAELGRGGLIGDLDDSDRSPIPLIVNGELRRFVPVWENRKYLSPCQASCPTGIPVQERWQLVRDGLMDEAMDLALAYTPFPATVCGYLCPNLCMQGCTRSVGNLKPLDTAMLGKANASAGKMPTLPPLSGKRVAVIGGGPAGMSVAWQLRLAGHEAVIYDLEEKLGGKITQAIPSTRIPAEVLDAEVKRAQEILPHIQLKQALSTDEFAQIVTDFDFTVLAIGANKPRVLPVPGKELAVPALTFLKAAKKGTATAGKRVVIIGAGNVGCDVATEAARLGAESITLIDIQKPAAFGKEKKDAEAVGAVFKWPCFTKEITKDGVVLQSGELVPADTVILSVGDVPDVEFLGDTIATERGHVTVSEIYQTTNPKVFAIGDIVKPGLLTQAIGMGRDAARAIGDMLAGKRPVEDTRKMIDYKRTKLEYFDPRIMEFNDLTSCASQCSSCGACRDCGLCETICPTGAISRRQGEGKEFEMVSDPEKCIGCGFCGNACPCGVWTIVENTPLA; encoded by the coding sequence ATGGCACAAGAATCCGTCACCATACACGGCATTGAAAACGGCCACCGGGTCCAGTCCCGCATCCTGGAGGAACGCATCCAGCGGGCCGTGACCCAGGGCGCCCGGGAACTGACCGTCGAGGCTTACGGCCAGCACGGCATCGGCGGGCGGCTTTTCGTCTCCCGGGAGGAGCCCGTGACCGTGCGCATCACCGGCTCGCCTGGCCAGCGCACCGGTTCCATGGGCTTTCCCGGAACCAGAATCGTCATCGACGCCCCGACCTCGGACGATATCGGCTGGCTGAACGCCGGGGCCGAAATCGTGGTCCTCGGCAACGCCGGCAACGGCGCGGCCAACGCCATGGCCCAGGGCAAGGTCCTTGTCGCCGGCAACATCGGGTCGCGCGGCATGACCATGACCAAGCGCAACCCCAAATACTCGGCCCCGGAGATGTGGGTGCTCGGCTCGGTCGGCGACTACTTCGCCGAGTTCATGGCCGGCGGCACGGCCGTCGTCTGCGGCTTCGAGCCCCAGGATGCGGAGAACGTCCTTGGCTACCGGCCCTGCGTCGGCATGGTCGGCGGCCAGATCTTCTTTCGCGGCCCCCACCGGGGCATCAGCCTGGCCGACGCCAAGCTCGTACCCATCGACGACGAGGCCTTCGCCTGGCTGGCCGAAAACCTGCGCGGCTACCTCCAGGCCATCGGCCGCCCGAAACTCTACGACACCCTGGCCGTGCGCGACGACTGGCAACTTATCGTCGCCCGCAGCCCCTTTGAAAAGACCGGCAAGAAGCGCCGGTCCTTAAGCGATTTCCGCCAGCACGTCTGGGACGCAGAACTCGGCCGGGGCGGCCTGATCGGCGACCTCGACGACAGCGACCGCTCTCCCATTCCGCTCATCGTCAACGGCGAGCTTCGCCGCTTCGTGCCGGTCTGGGAAAACCGCAAATACCTTTCGCCCTGCCAGGCCAGCTGCCCGACCGGCATCCCGGTCCAGGAGCGGTGGCAGCTCGTGCGCGACGGCCTCATGGACGAAGCCATGGACCTGGCCCTGGCCTACACGCCCTTCCCGGCCACGGTCTGCGGCTACCTGTGCCCGAATCTCTGCATGCAGGGCTGCACCCGCAGTGTGGGCAATTTAAAGCCCCTCGACACGGCCATGCTCGGCAAGGCCAACGCCTCGGCCGGCAAGATGCCGACGCTCCCGCCGCTCTCCGGCAAGCGGGTGGCCGTCATCGGCGGCGGCCCGGCCGGCATGTCGGTGGCCTGGCAGCTGCGCCTGGCCGGCCACGAGGCCGTGATCTACGACCTGGAGGAGAAGCTCGGCGGCAAGATCACGCAAGCCATTCCCTCCACCCGCATTCCGGCCGAGGTGCTCGACGCCGAGGTCAAGCGGGCCCAGGAAATCCTGCCGCACATCCAGCTCAAGCAGGCGCTCTCCACCGACGAGTTCGCCCAGATCGTGACGGACTTCGACTTCACGGTCCTGGCCATCGGGGCGAACAAGCCCCGCGTCCTGCCGGTGCCGGGCAAGGAACTGGCCGTGCCGGCCCTGACCTTCCTCAAGGCCGCCAAAAAGGGCACGGCCACCGCCGGAAAGCGCGTGGTCATCATCGGGGCCGGCAACGTCGGCTGCGACGTGGCCACCGAGGCGGCCCGCCTCGGGGCCGAGTCCATCACGCTGATCGACATCCAGAAGCCGGCCGCCTTCGGCAAGGAAAAGAAAGACGCCGAGGCCGTGGGCGCGGTCTTCAAATGGCCGTGCTTCACCAAGGAAATCACCAAGGACGGCGTGGTCCTCCAGTCGGGCGAACTCGTCCCGGCCGACACGGTCATCCTGTCCGTCGGCGACGTGCCGGACGTGGAGTTCCTGGGCGACACCATCGCCACCGAGCGCGGCCACGTGACGGTGAGCGAAATCTACCAGACCACCAACCCCAAGGTCTTCGCCATTGGCGACATCGTGAAGCCGGGCCTTTTGACCCAGGCCATCGGCATGGGCCGCGACGCGGCCCGGGCCATCGGCGACATGCTGGCCGGCAAACGGCCGGTGGAAGACACGCGCAAGATGATCGACTACAAGCGGACCAAGCTCGAATACTTCGATCCGCGCATCATGGAATTCAACGATCTTACTTCCTGCGCCAGCCAGTGCTCCTCCTGCGGCGCCTGCCGCGACTGCGGGCTGTGCGAGACCATCTGCCCGACCGGGGCCATCTCGCGCCGGCAGGGCGAAGGCAAGGAATTCGAAATGGTCTCGGACCCGGAAAAATGCATCGGCTGCGGCTTTTGCGGCAACGCCTGCCCCTGCGGCGTCTGGACCATCGTGGAGAATACGCCCCTGGCGTAA
- a CDS encoding flagellar basal body-associated FliL family protein, protein MANAPEAPEGKKKSGFLKYIILVVLLLVLGGGGYFAYLKFFAAKPAATDAAAPAEGQPAPEAQKAEDGHAAKPEEKKAEGGHGEAKGGEAKGGHGGKDKAPSNNVALPPFVVNLADPNARRYLKIVLDVEMTGNPELLEANQAKIRDSLLMLLSSKTSQDLATLEGKILLRKEIVDRLNQALGQAKVARVYFTDFVIQ, encoded by the coding sequence GTGGCGAACGCACCCGAAGCGCCGGAAGGCAAGAAGAAATCCGGGTTTCTCAAATACATCATCCTGGTCGTGCTGTTGCTCGTCCTTGGCGGCGGCGGCTACTTCGCCTACCTCAAGTTTTTCGCGGCCAAACCGGCCGCGACGGATGCCGCGGCTCCGGCCGAAGGCCAGCCCGCGCCCGAGGCTCAAAAGGCCGAGGACGGCCACGCGGCCAAGCCCGAGGAGAAAAAGGCCGAGGGCGGCCACGGCGAAGCCAAGGGCGGCGAGGCCAAGGGCGGGCATGGCGGCAAGGACAAGGCCCCGTCCAACAACGTGGCCCTGCCCCCCTTCGTGGTCAACCTGGCCGACCCCAACGCCCGGCGCTACCTGAAGATCGTGCTGGACGTGGAAATGACCGGCAACCCGGAACTGCTCGAAGCCAACCAGGCCAAGATCCGCGACTCCCTGCTCATGCTCCTGTCGTCCAAGACCTCCCAGGACCTGGCCACGCTTGAAGGCAAGATCCTCTTGCGCAAGGAAATCGTGGACCGTCTGAACCAGGCCCTGGGCCAGGCCAAGGTGGCCCGGGTCTATTTCACGGATTTCGTCATCCAATAA
- a CDS encoding YggS family pyridoxal phosphate-dependent enzyme yields the protein MSAEGRLAGVKKRIEEACRRGGRDPAEVTLVAVSKFHDAAAVAELAACGQTVFGESYIQEALPKMEAGPAGLTWHFIGHLQRNKGKLAIGRFALIHTLDNLELARLLQKKTGEQGLAPQAVCLQVNVAGEAQKSGVSPEGLPALAEAVAAMPALSLSGLMVLPPVFDDPDGARPAFARLRELRDGLAARLGLALPVLSMGMSGDLEAAILEGATHVRVGTDLFGPRQR from the coding sequence ATGAGCGCGGAAGGCCGCCTGGCCGGGGTGAAAAAGCGGATCGAGGAAGCCTGCCGCAGGGGCGGCCGCGACCCGGCCGAGGTCACGCTGGTCGCGGTCTCGAAGTTCCACGACGCGGCGGCGGTGGCGGAACTCGCCGCCTGCGGCCAGACCGTTTTCGGGGAATCCTACATCCAGGAAGCCCTGCCCAAGATGGAGGCCGGGCCGGCCGGCCTGACCTGGCATTTTATCGGCCACCTGCAGCGCAACAAGGGCAAGCTGGCCATCGGCCGCTTCGCCCTGATCCACACCCTGGACAACCTGGAATTGGCCCGGCTATTGCAGAAAAAGACCGGCGAGCAGGGTCTGGCCCCCCAGGCCGTCTGCCTGCAAGTCAACGTGGCCGGCGAGGCCCAGAAATCGGGCGTTTCGCCCGAAGGCCTGCCGGCACTGGCCGAGGCCGTGGCCGCCATGCCGGCCCTGTCCCTCTCGGGGCTCATGGTCCTGCCGCCGGTCTTCGACGATCCGGACGGGGCCCGGCCGGCCTTCGCCCGGCTGCGCGAACTGCGGGACGGCCTGGCCGCGCGGCTTGGCCTGGCCTTGCCGGTCCTGTCCATGGGCATGAGCGGCGACCTGGAAGCGGCCATCCTCGAAGGGGCGACCCACGTGCGCGTGGGCACGGACCTTTTCGGCCCGAGACAGCGATAA
- a CDS encoding glutamate synthase-related protein, with protein MQSAPVITPSTLSVADLPWQVDWDIHTCTLCGRCTSVCPVSAIELGVFRKRTITATPALQKKPASDFSIYYGIRQRTDPAYRCIGCGMCNMVCPNNAIVPRLRPEATTLKFHTNRGGQARTRGGRRNDTGSLLDQIKFIRISMLTDPALDAGRHEFELRTLLGRVQPPEEGLAALQDNAWVPAVREIYPLMIGSMSFGALSPNMWEGLVMGVTYLNEELGMPVRMATGEGGCPPRLLRSRFLKYMVLQIASGYFGWDEIIKALPDMKEDPCAIEIKYGQGAKPGDGGLLMWYKVNKLIAAIRGVPQGVSLPSPPTHQTQYSIEESVAKMIQSMSMAWGFRVPVYPKISGTTTASAVLNNLVRNPYAAGLAIDGEDGGTGAAYNVSMNHMGHPIATNLRDCYESLCIAGKQNEIPLIAGGGIGKNGNLAANAAALIMLGASAVQSGKYIMQAASGCLGSEHDRCNVCNIGVCPKGITSQDPRVYRRLDPEKVAERLVDVFLSFDTELRKIVAPLGRSTSLPIGMSDALGISDYHAANRLKIKYVV; from the coding sequence ATGCAATCAGCTCCAGTCATTACCCCGTCCACACTAAGCGTCGCCGACCTGCCCTGGCAGGTGGACTGGGACATCCATACCTGCACCCTGTGCGGCCGGTGCACGTCCGTGTGTCCGGTTTCGGCCATCGAGCTCGGCGTCTTCCGCAAGCGCACGATCACGGCCACGCCGGCCCTGCAGAAAAAGCCGGCCAGCGATTTTTCCATCTATTACGGCATCCGCCAGCGCACCGACCCGGCCTACCGGTGCATCGGCTGCGGCATGTGCAACATGGTGTGCCCCAATAACGCCATCGTGCCGCGCCTGCGCCCCGAAGCGACCACGCTCAAGTTCCACACCAACCGGGGCGGACAGGCCAGGACCCGCGGCGGCCGGCGAAACGACACCGGCAGCCTCTTGGACCAGATCAAGTTCATCCGCATTTCCATGCTGACCGACCCGGCGCTGGACGCCGGCCGCCACGAGTTCGAGCTCAGGACGCTTCTCGGCCGCGTCCAGCCGCCCGAAGAGGGCCTGGCCGCGCTCCAGGACAACGCCTGGGTGCCGGCCGTGCGCGAGATCTATCCGCTCATGATCGGCTCCATGTCCTTTGGCGCCCTTTCCCCCAACATGTGGGAAGGCCTCGTCATGGGCGTCACGTACCTAAACGAGGAGCTCGGCATGCCGGTGCGCATGGCCACGGGCGAGGGCGGCTGTCCGCCGCGCCTGCTCCGTTCCCGCTTCCTCAAGTACATGGTGCTCCAGATCGCCTCCGGCTACTTCGGCTGGGACGAGATCATAAAGGCCCTGCCCGACATGAAGGAGGACCCCTGCGCCATCGAGATCAAGTACGGCCAGGGAGCCAAGCCCGGTGACGGGGGCCTGCTCATGTGGTACAAGGTCAACAAGCTCATCGCCGCCATCCGGGGCGTGCCGCAAGGCGTGTCCCTGCCGAGCCCCCCGACCCACCAGACCCAGTATTCCATCGAGGAATCCGTGGCCAAGATGATCCAGTCCATGTCCATGGCCTGGGGATTCCGCGTGCCGGTCTACCCGAAGATCTCGGGCACCACCACCGCCTCGGCCGTCTTGAACAACCTCGTCCGGAACCCCTACGCGGCCGGGCTCGCCATCGACGGCGAGGACGGCGGCACGGGCGCGGCCTACAACGTGTCCATGAACCACATGGGGCACCCCATCGCCACCAACCTGCGCGACTGCTACGAGAGCCTGTGCATCGCCGGCAAGCAGAACGAGATTCCGCTCATCGCCGGCGGCGGCATCGGCAAAAACGGCAACCTGGCCGCCAACGCCGCGGCGCTGATCATGCTCGGCGCCAGCGCCGTCCAGTCCGGCAAATACATCATGCAGGCCGCCTCCGGCTGCCTCGGTTCGGAACACGACCGCTGCAACGTCTGCAACATCGGCGTGTGCCCCAAGGGCATCACCTCCCAGGATCCGCGCGTCTACCGCCGCCTGGATCCGGAAAAGGTGGCCGAACGGCTGGTCGACGTGTTCCTGTCCTTTGACACGGAACTGCGCAAGATCGTCGCCCCGCTTGGCCGGTCCACGTCGCTGCCGATCGGCATGTCCGACGCCCTCGGCATCAGCGACTACCATGCCGCCAACCGCCTGAAGATCAAATACGTGGTCTAA